From a region of the Gammaproteobacteria bacterium genome:
- a CDS encoding EAL domain-containing protein, with amino-acid sequence MIFTVFVFAVSSFVALKRHNQTIDLLSITGKTTAWTVVRLESEYLKFMQVVHLYALNELDIDTLMIRFELLWSRTDVLLIGEESRELRQQPMLVNVVLDLQASLDDLESVIENLQPGKNDNYRHIVTTLDPYYQLIRDIVVANFRGKYSHYEQMKRNNIQIEIGFYLTGFVFSGLILLWFLWRESRRNHALALEDALTKLPNRVNFYRKLALAETFAKKHRLNFAVLLIDLNGFKQINDKLGHDAGDQILIAVASRLRYLLSSQDTVARLGGDEFVIIKNGLDNREQAKLLAQQVVDTISNKYDLSGKECSVTASVGISLYPLDSLKVEQLQINADMAMYKVKKEQEGGYQFYDPDMFNSLLRRKQLANDLVDAIENDQLRLLYQPLFSFACGKIECVEALLRWSHPKYGPISPPEIIDIASQYGLGTRLDKWVLLTACRQNMLWQQAGLEQIQTSVNISPAMYRCGDLQQAVEDVLKSTGLCPKQLMIEVTETTTMSDIEASPDVLFMLASLGVELALDDFGTGYSSLSHLKNLPLNKLKIDRSFITDLGQDPNALRFIHTIVQLGKNLNMKLVVEGIETKEQYELLAAEGCEQVQGFYLAKPQSGSKISELLAQQMSDISPACDI; translated from the coding sequence ATGATATTCACTGTATTCGTTTTTGCAGTGAGCTCATTTGTTGCTTTAAAGCGCCATAATCAAACGATAGATTTACTTTCTATAACCGGAAAAACCACGGCATGGACGGTGGTGCGGCTTGAAAGCGAATATCTGAAATTTATGCAGGTCGTTCATCTTTACGCGCTCAATGAACTAGATATTGACACCTTAATGATTCGCTTTGAGTTGTTGTGGAGTCGGACCGATGTCCTGTTGATTGGTGAAGAATCAAGGGAATTGCGGCAACAGCCGATGCTGGTCAATGTAGTGCTAGACCTGCAGGCGAGTTTGGATGATCTTGAATCAGTAATCGAGAATTTACAGCCAGGTAAAAACGACAATTATCGCCATATTGTCACCACACTAGATCCTTATTACCAACTGATCCGCGATATTGTAGTAGCTAACTTTCGTGGGAAATATTCTCATTACGAACAGATGAAGCGCAATAATATTCAAATTGAAATTGGTTTTTATCTCACTGGTTTTGTATTTAGTGGCCTCATTCTACTGTGGTTTTTATGGCGAGAAAGTCGGCGTAATCACGCCTTAGCGCTCGAAGACGCCTTAACAAAATTACCCAATCGGGTTAATTTTTATCGGAAATTAGCACTCGCCGAAACTTTTGCCAAAAAACATCGGCTTAATTTTGCGGTGTTGTTAATCGATCTTAATGGTTTTAAACAAATTAATGATAAATTAGGCCATGACGCTGGTGACCAAATCTTGATCGCTGTTGCCTCTCGGTTACGATATTTACTGAGTAGCCAAGACACGGTAGCCCGCTTGGGCGGCGATGAATTTGTGATTATTAAAAATGGTCTTGATAACCGCGAGCAGGCGAAATTGTTAGCGCAGCAAGTCGTGGATACAATTAGCAATAAGTACGACTTGAGCGGCAAAGAATGTTCAGTGACAGCCAGTGTTGGCATTAGTCTTTATCCGCTCGACTCGCTCAAAGTGGAGCAGTTGCAAATTAATGCTGATATGGCGATGTACAAGGTCAAAAAAGAGCAAGAGGGCGGCTATCAGTTTTATGATCCTGATATGTTTAATAGCTTACTACGGCGCAAGCAACTTGCTAATGATTTAGTCGATGCTATTGAAAATGACCAGCTGCGACTCTTGTACCAACCGTTGTTTTCGTTTGCTTGCGGTAAAATTGAATGCGTAGAAGCGCTATTGCGTTGGTCTCATCCTAAATATGGTCCTATCTCACCCCCTGAAATTATTGATATTGCGAGTCAGTATGGTCTTGGTACCCGCCTTGATAAATGGGTACTGTTGACGGCTTGTCGTCAGAACATGTTATGGCAGCAAGCCGGTTTGGAACAAATTCAAACCTCAGTCAATATTTCGCCGGCGATGTATCGATGCGGTGACTTGCAGCAAGCGGTTGAAGATGTATTAAAAAGTACTGGGTTATGCCCTAAGCAACTGATGATCGAAGTGACCGAAACCACCACCATGAGTGACATCGAAGCTTCACCTGATGTGTTATTTATGTTGGCGTCGTTAGGAGTTGAACTGGCACTTGATGATTTTGGTACCGGTTATTCATCGTTAAGTCATTTAAAAAATCTGCCATTGAATAAGCTAAAAATAGATCGCTCGTTTATTACCGATCTCGGGCAAGATCCTAATGCATTACGATTTATTCACACCATAGTCCAGTTAGGGAAAAACTTGAATATGAAATTGGTGGTCGAGGGCATCGAAACCAAAGAGCAATACGAATTGCTCGCGGCAGAAGGTTGCGAGCAGGTCCAAGGATTTTACTTGGCTAAGCCGCAGTCCGGCTCGAAAATTAGTGAACTGTTGGCACAGCAAATGTCTGACATTTCGCCGGCATGCGATATTTAA
- a CDS encoding molybdopterin-dependent oxidoreductase → MLLPNSFSRIFYTLTFFTTFSFLSFVGVKPAVGATLPVPTERVLLTVSGNVVHSNVVSGNGSSQATFDLAMLKQLPQHQLLTTTPWTDGIQSFTGVLLKDLLARVTNSHAGIKVLAIDNFSAKISAQEIKDYPIMIAYLRNGKQMKIRHKGPLWVIYPLDQYPQLKQSVYHDRMVWQLDKIQVQ, encoded by the coding sequence GTGTTACTACCCAATAGTTTTTCTCGTATATTTTATACGCTAACGTTCTTTACGACGTTTTCATTTTTGTCTTTTGTTGGGGTTAAACCTGCCGTTGGCGCTACGCTGCCAGTGCCGACCGAGCGAGTATTGTTAACGGTTAGCGGCAATGTAGTACATAGCAATGTAGTAAGTGGTAACGGTTCGTCGCAGGCCACTTTTGATTTGGCGATGTTAAAGCAATTACCGCAACATCAATTGTTAACAACTACGCCCTGGACTGACGGTATTCAGAGTTTTACCGGGGTATTGCTCAAGGATTTATTAGCACGGGTGACAAATAGTCACGCTGGCATAAAAGTCTTAGCGATTGATAACTTTAGCGCAAAAATATCAGCCCAAGAAATCAAAGATTATCCAATCATGATTGCCTATCTACGCAATGGAAAACAGATGAAAATTCGTCACAAGGGGCCGTTATGGGTTATTTATCCATTGGATCAATACCCACAATTAAAACAATCGGTTTATCACGACCGAATGGTATGGCAGCTAGACAAGATCCAGGTTCAGTAA
- a CDS encoding DMT family transporter translates to MNNNIFSHHKISRFTEQYKVPICASLALLAFAGNSILCRLALGQNTIDAASFTIIRLLSGSLMLALLLLFTRGNRAQLKTGVDTNISTNTSSTHTSSAKSKGSWLAALMLFVYATAFSYGYISLDTGTGALILFGAVQLTMILFSVFSGQKLQLGQWAGLVCAFAGFIYLVADSLATPSLLGFMLMTISGIGWAIYTLLGKGSSNPLADTSYNFILTTPLVLLLLLWLYPAGYWSVNGVLLAVISGTLTSGLGYALWYVALGGLAITQAAVIQLLVPIIAAIGGVIFAGEALSLRLVISSLLVLGGIALVIFAKKSEASTRKVS, encoded by the coding sequence ATGAATAATAATATTTTTAGTCACCACAAAATTAGTCGATTCACTGAGCAATATAAGGTGCCAATTTGCGCGAGCTTAGCGTTACTCGCTTTTGCTGGTAACTCAATTTTATGCCGCTTGGCACTCGGGCAAAACACCATTGATGCCGCCAGCTTTACCATTATAAGGTTATTGTCTGGCAGCTTAATGTTGGCGCTGTTACTGCTTTTTACCCGTGGTAACAGGGCTCAATTGAAGACTGGAGTCGACACTAATATCAGTACTAATACCAGCAGTACTCATACCAGTAGTGCTAAGAGCAAGGGTAGCTGGTTAGCAGCGTTAATGTTATTTGTTTATGCAACGGCATTCTCTTATGGTTATATTTCCTTAGATACCGGAACCGGGGCGCTAATTTTGTTTGGTGCGGTTCAGCTCACGATGATTTTATTTAGTGTTTTTAGCGGCCAAAAGCTGCAATTAGGCCAATGGGCTGGGTTAGTTTGTGCCTTTGCTGGTTTTATATATTTGGTGGCGGACAGTTTAGCGACGCCTTCATTGCTTGGCTTTATGTTGATGACAATATCAGGCATTGGTTGGGCTATTTACACCTTGTTAGGTAAAGGGTCTAGCAATCCGCTGGCTGACACCAGTTATAACTTTATCCTTACTACGCCGCTGGTCTTGCTGTTATTATTGTGGTTGTACCCTGCTGGGTATTGGTCGGTAAACGGCGTATTGCTGGCCGTTATCTCGGGTACTTTAACCTCTGGTTTAGGTTATGCGTTGTGGTATGTGGCATTAGGTGGGCTAGCTATTACACAGGCCGCGGTTATCCAATTATTGGTGCCAATCATCGCGGCCATTGGCGGAGTGATCTTCGCCGGGGAAGCGCTTTCGTTACGATTAGTTATTTCCTCGCTGCTGGTGTTAGGTGGCATAGCTTTGGTGATTTTCGCTAAAAAGAGTGAAGCGAGCACTCGTAAAGTCAGCTAA
- a CDS encoding alpha/beta hydrolase: protein MYFSNVLRHTSLVLLGLLSLASSAAQAQSLSLTPCFIDELALEVKCGSLSVPENWQQADSRKISLNFVVIPAIAANAEPDPLFVLVGGPGQAGVELAPMLSRAFHRVRQSRELVIIDQRGTGKSSPLSCDDDNGDVYADIASENVVAQVLDCANNFTVDLAQYHTNNAVLDFDAVRQALGYQQINLYGISYGSRAALVYMRERPQVLRSVILDAVVPTQAVVGPVGVQAARAFDLLLSQCAALTDCQKAYPDLAADFQKIKQMLAAEPLTTQVFHPVTAQPTLLKVDELKFISVIHSQLYNRATTEQLPFIISQFAQGNYRPFVGALSQTEQTGAGIYTGLNFNILCNEDMPRVTEQQLALERNNSFTGDKLFRSVREVCQAWPKFSPPSNFAAPVRSAIPTLLLSGELDPITPPAWGQLAANGLSNAKHYVAKQAGHGLITQTCAATMISQFLQHSSFTDIDAACLNQQPQVKYWLNINGNR from the coding sequence TTGTATTTCTCCAATGTACTTCGACACACCAGCTTGGTGCTTTTGGGGCTGCTATCACTGGCTAGTTCTGCAGCGCAGGCACAGTCGCTGAGCTTAACGCCTTGTTTTATTGATGAGCTAGCATTAGAGGTTAAATGTGGTTCATTAAGCGTGCCTGAAAATTGGCAACAAGCTGACTCTCGTAAAATTTCACTCAATTTTGTGGTTATTCCGGCGATTGCAGCAAATGCCGAGCCCGATCCTTTATTTGTACTGGTCGGTGGTCCGGGTCAAGCAGGGGTCGAGTTAGCCCCCATGTTAAGCCGAGCATTTCATCGAGTGCGTCAAAGTCGTGAGTTGGTGATTATTGACCAACGCGGCACTGGCAAGTCAAGCCCACTGAGCTGTGACGACGATAACGGCGATGTTTATGCCGATATTGCGAGCGAGAACGTGGTGGCGCAAGTATTAGATTGCGCCAACAACTTTACCGTTGATTTAGCGCAATATCATACCAATAACGCGGTGCTCGATTTTGACGCTGTGCGTCAGGCGCTGGGTTATCAGCAGATTAATTTATACGGTATTTCCTATGGCTCGCGTGCCGCGCTGGTTTATATGCGGGAAAGACCACAGGTATTACGCAGTGTTATTCTAGACGCTGTGGTACCAACGCAGGCCGTGGTTGGCCCCGTTGGGGTTCAGGCCGCGCGCGCATTTGACTTGTTGTTGAGCCAATGCGCTGCATTAACTGACTGCCAAAAGGCCTATCCTGATTTAGCCGCCGACTTCCAAAAAATTAAACAGATGCTTGCAGCTGAGCCATTAACAACTCAGGTTTTTCATCCGGTCACGGCGCAGCCAACCCTGCTTAAAGTGGATGAACTTAAATTCATTAGCGTGATCCATTCGCAACTCTATAATCGGGCGACTACCGAGCAATTACCTTTTATTATTAGTCAGTTTGCTCAAGGTAACTACCGGCCGTTTGTTGGCGCGCTGTCTCAAACTGAGCAAACCGGTGCTGGAATTTACACTGGGCTTAATTTTAATATCTTGTGTAATGAAGACATGCCACGGGTTACCGAGCAGCAGCTTGCACTGGAACGTAACAATAGCTTTACTGGCGATAAATTATTTCGCAGTGTGCGCGAAGTTTGTCAGGCTTGGCCTAAGTTTAGCCCGCCGAGCAATTTTGCTGCGCCGGTGCGTTCGGCTATTCCAACCCTGTTATTGTCGGGTGAACTAGACCCTATTACTCCACCTGCCTGGGGGCAACTCGCCGCTAATGGCTTAAGCAACGCCAAACATTATGTCGCTAAACAAGCGGGGCATGGCTTGATTACTCAAACCTGCGCCGCAACCATGATCAGTCAATTTTTACAGCACAGCTCATTTACCGATATTGATGCCGCTTGTTTAAATCAACAGCCTCAGGTTAAGTACTGGCTCAATATCAATGGTAATAGGTAG
- a CDS encoding ATP-binding cassette domain-containing protein: MLEVTNISKTFGDFKAVDSVSFSANNGEITGLLGPNGAGKTTCLRILYGLLKPAHGSATIDGIDVHQAPIKARQSLGIFPDQFGLSERLTAREQIEYFATLHGLTGAVRQAALDRVIKDLDMSDFADRRTEGFSQGQRMKVTLAQALVHRPQNLVLDEPTRGLDVMSTRILRQHLLQLKAQGHCILFSSHVMQEVSALCDRVIVMAQGKVVAQGSPQQLCELAGKDNLEEAFVAIIGSDEGIEA, from the coding sequence ATGCTAGAAGTAACAAACATTTCAAAAACCTTTGGTGATTTTAAGGCCGTAGATTCGGTCTCTTTTAGTGCAAATAATGGTGAAATCACTGGTTTGCTCGGGCCAAATGGTGCAGGGAAAACGACCTGCCTGCGGATCCTTTATGGTTTGTTAAAACCAGCACATGGCAGCGCGACTATTGACGGCATCGATGTGCATCAAGCCCCGATTAAGGCGCGCCAATCGTTGGGGATTTTCCCCGATCAATTTGGTTTAAGCGAGCGACTCACCGCGCGTGAGCAAATTGAGTACTTTGCGACTCTACATGGTTTAACGGGCGCAGTGCGACAAGCAGCATTGGATCGGGTAATTAAAGATCTAGATATGAGCGATTTTGCCGATCGGCGTACCGAAGGTTTTTCGCAAGGTCAGCGCATGAAAGTGACGTTGGCACAAGCCTTGGTTCATCGACCGCAAAACTTAGTGTTAGACGAGCCAACTCGTGGCTTAGATGTTATGAGCACCCGCATTCTGCGTCAGCACTTATTGCAGCTTAAAGCACAAGGTCATTGCATCTTATTCTCCAGTCATGTGATGCAAGAAGTTTCGGCGTTGTGCGATCGGGTCATTGTAATGGCTCAAGGCAAGGTGGTGGCCCAAGGATCGCCGCAGCAACTGTGCGAACTGGCGGGAAAAGATAATTTAGAAGAGGCTTTTGTGGCCATTATTGGTAGTGACGAAGGGATCGAGGCATGA
- the thrC gene encoding threonine synthase gives MELYNLKKEQQRVSFSQAVKLGLGDNQGLFFPTQVPVLNDIDAVLEQDFVSRSVTILDAWLGEELGHEQVETMVRNAFNFPLAVTAVNEQTYALELTHGPTLAFKDFGARFMAQCLNLLCKDSKATILTATSGDTGAAVAHAFFGLANIDVAVLYPKGRISVLQEKLFCTLGENIHTYAVNGSFDDCQQLVKDSFDDLELREAIALNSANSINISRLLAQICYYFEAVAKVPADKRDNIVISVPSGNFGDLTAGLFAKAMGLPVKRFIAATNENDTVPRYLTTGEWQPKPTIATRSNAMDVSAPNNWPRVEQLVKSQGWDKSLIAGVKVSEDQMSEGLKSLHAQGYLCEPHGAIAAYALNDALGDDETGIFLCTAHPAKFQESVEDILSIKLTLPQPLADVADKEILSQEIDADFSQLRQKLMAI, from the coding sequence GTGGAACTGTATAACCTAAAGAAAGAACAACAACGTGTAAGTTTTTCTCAAGCTGTAAAATTAGGCTTGGGTGATAATCAGGGCTTATTTTTTCCAACGCAGGTGCCGGTACTTAACGACATTGATGCTGTTTTAGAACAAGATTTTGTTAGCCGTAGCGTTACCATCCTTGATGCTTGGTTAGGCGAAGAGCTAGGTCATGAGCAAGTTGAAACTATGGTGCGTAATGCATTTAACTTCCCGTTAGCGGTTACTGCTGTTAATGAGCAAACTTATGCGCTTGAACTAACTCACGGTCCAACCTTAGCGTTTAAAGATTTTGGCGCGCGTTTTATGGCGCAGTGTTTAAATCTGTTATGTAAAGACAGTAAAGCAACCATCTTAACTGCTACGTCTGGTGATACTGGCGCGGCTGTGGCACATGCCTTCTTTGGCCTTGCTAACATCGATGTTGCTGTCTTGTACCCGAAAGGCCGAATCAGTGTGCTGCAGGAAAAACTGTTCTGTACTCTAGGTGAAAATATTCATACCTACGCGGTTAACGGCAGCTTTGACGATTGTCAGCAGTTAGTTAAAGACTCGTTTGACGATCTTGAACTACGCGAAGCTATTGCGCTTAACTCCGCTAACTCAATTAACATTTCGCGATTACTAGCACAAATTTGTTATTACTTTGAAGCGGTTGCAAAAGTACCTGCAGATAAGCGTGACAACATTGTGATCAGTGTGCCAAGTGGTAACTTTGGTGACTTAACCGCTGGTTTGTTTGCTAAAGCGATGGGCCTACCGGTTAAGCGCTTTATTGCTGCAACCAACGAAAATGACACGGTGCCTCGTTACTTAACAACGGGCGAGTGGCAACCAAAACCTACTATAGCAACGCGTTCAAATGCAATGGATGTGTCGGCGCCAAACAACTGGCCACGCGTTGAACAATTGGTTAAAAGCCAAGGTTGGGACAAGTCATTAATCGCTGGGGTTAAAGTTAGCGAAGATCAAATGAGTGAAGGGCTTAAGAGCCTGCACGCGCAAGGTTACTTATGTGAGCCACATGGTGCAATTGCAGCTTACGCGTTAAATGATGCGTTAGGCGATGATGAAACCGGTATCTTCTTATGTACCGCTCATCCGGCGAAGTTCCAAGAGTCGGTTGAAGACATTTTGTCAATAAAACTGACTTTGCCACAGCCGCTGGCTGATGTTGCTGATAAAGAAATTTTATCACAAGAAATTGATGCTGATTTTTCTCAGTTACGTCAAAAGTTAATGGCGATCTAG
- a CDS encoding alpha/beta hydrolase, translating into MINKSYLLSDAMARFVMQSEAFFPADVVKQGLSAQRAAYEAMAQYFSPPRPASLVITDRSINGVLTRRYQPASPQTNQTRILFAHGGGWYLGSLDSHDSFCAQLAHDCGITVIAVDYRLAPEAPYPAGLDDLSAVYQALLVQDPSPLLLVGDSAGGNLVAALTLRCRRNKLVQACGQILIYPALAQPASLPSHQNLADAPLLDRDSLNFCWRNYSENNGDIDPELYPLQAQSLALLPRAAIIAGEYDPLIDDARYYSQQLVQDGVSTQFTVIEGLVHGALRATPTTEAQLLYQTICNTVQQLTDS; encoded by the coding sequence ACAAGGACTAAGTGCTCAACGGGCTGCCTATGAGGCGATGGCACAGTATTTTTCGCCACCGCGTCCAGCAAGTTTAGTGATCACAGATAGAAGCATAAACGGCGTTTTGACCCGCCGTTATCAACCAGCTTCCCCGCAGACTAACCAAACGCGGATCTTATTTGCCCATGGTGGCGGTTGGTATCTTGGTAGTCTCGACAGTCACGACAGCTTTTGTGCCCAATTGGCCCATGACTGCGGCATTACCGTTATTGCTGTTGATTATCGACTTGCGCCTGAAGCACCATACCCAGCAGGCCTCGATGATTTAAGTGCTGTTTATCAGGCATTGCTGGTGCAAGATCCTAGCCCGCTGTTATTGGTGGGTGACAGCGCAGGCGGAAATTTAGTGGCAGCGTTAACCTTACGTTGCCGCCGTAATAAGTTAGTGCAAGCATGTGGTCAAATCCTGATTTATCCGGCGCTCGCACAACCAGCAAGCCTACCATCACACCAAAACTTGGCCGATGCACCTTTGCTTGATCGTGACAGTCTTAATTTTTGCTGGCGCAACTATAGTGAAAATAATGGTGACATAGATCCCGAGCTGTACCCGTTACAGGCACAATCACTCGCATTGCTGCCGCGTGCTGCGATTATCGCTGGTGAGTATGATCCACTCATCGACGACGCGCGTTATTATTCCCAGCAATTGGTGCAAGATGGTGTATCAACACAGTTCACCGTTATTGAGGGCTTAGTGCACGGTGCTTTAAGAGCAACCCCAACAACTGAAGCTCAGCTACTTTATCAAACGATATGTAATACAGTGCAGCAACTAACTGATAGCTAA
- a CDS encoding cold-shock protein — protein MSDVINGKVKFFNNAKGFGFIEQDNGPDVFVHFSAIKDEGFKTLTDGQAVNYTLTEGPKGLQAENVVGL, from the coding sequence ATGTCTGATGTAATCAATGGCAAGGTAAAATTCTTTAATAACGCAAAAGGCTTTGGCTTTATCGAGCAAGACAATGGCCCGGACGTATTTGTACATTTTAGCGCAATAAAGGATGAGGGATTTAAGACGCTTACCGATGGACAAGCCGTTAACTACACCCTAACCGAAGGCCCAAAGGGGCTGCAAGCTGAGAATGTAGTCGGACTTTAA
- the thrB gene encoding homoserine kinase — MTIRVFSPASMGNVSVGYDVLGGALAPIDGTLLGDCVSISEQPSGLDVSTVGPFAHKLPSDPKLNIVYDCAVAYQAQLTSKGIAHLGLKLVLEKLLPVGSGLGSSAASVVAALYALNEHYNNALSRHELLVLMGQLEGQISGSVHYDNVAPSYLGGLQLMIDQPGQICTEIPSFDSWYWVVAYSGASVSTAESRKIMPTEVPLKTALRFGQNLATFVNASHQGDQKLAAQVLVDVIAEPVRGAIIPGFTAAKKAMLELGAMASGISGSGPTLFAVTDDLAKAQQLENYLKQHYLISDEGFSHICKLDTQGTRREALRGTV; from the coding sequence ATGACTATTCGCGTATTTTCACCGGCATCAATGGGTAATGTTAGTGTCGGTTACGATGTATTGGGCGGCGCATTAGCGCCGATCGATGGCACGTTACTCGGTGACTGCGTTAGCATTAGTGAGCAACCGTCGGGACTTGACGTTTCGACGGTTGGCCCTTTTGCTCATAAGCTACCGAGCGATCCAAAACTTAATATTGTTTATGATTGCGCAGTGGCTTATCAGGCACAGCTAACTAGCAAAGGCATTGCCCATTTAGGGCTTAAGCTAGTACTAGAAAAGCTGTTGCCAGTGGGTAGTGGTTTAGGTTCAAGTGCGGCGTCAGTGGTTGCCGCCTTGTATGCCTTAAATGAGCATTATAATAATGCGTTATCTCGTCATGAACTGTTAGTATTGATGGGGCAGTTAGAAGGTCAAATTAGCGGCAGCGTTCATTATGATAATGTCGCGCCAAGTTATTTAGGCGGCCTGCAACTGATGATCGATCAACCCGGCCAAATTTGCACTGAAATTCCAAGCTTCGACTCATGGTATTGGGTGGTCGCTTATTCTGGGGCTAGCGTATCGACCGCTGAGTCGCGCAAAATTATGCCAACCGAGGTGCCATTAAAAACGGCATTACGTTTTGGTCAAAATTTAGCGACCTTTGTTAATGCCAGCCACCAAGGCGATCAAAAGCTAGCGGCGCAAGTCTTAGTTGACGTGATTGCAGAACCCGTACGTGGCGCGATTATTCCAGGTTTTACAGCGGCTAAAAAAGCGATGTTAGAGCTTGGCGCAATGGCTAGCGGCATTAGTGGCAGTGGTCCAACCCTGTTTGCAGTGACCGACGATTTAGCCAAAGCACAGCAATTAGAAAACTATTTAAAACAACACTATTTAATCTCAGACGAAGGCTTTAGCCACATCTGTAAACTTGATACTCAAGGTACCCGTAGGGAGGCGTTACGTGGAACTGTATAA
- a CDS encoding ABC transporter permease: MIAIFNGLLLKEFREAFRDRRAIFAGLFMIVMGPILMAGLMLFQIEQVTEVEPIYVEFNGSEHAPVLVDYLANKKILARADMPKDQREKWQNMPIKLTIPTDFSDKLAQGTGISLILNADFSHKNLMQPLRRIRSTIAGYSANIGNNRLLMRGIDPRIVNPITLNNQNTATRESKSGYIMGILVTFIMVSLFTASMTASIDTSAGERERHSLELILCQPVPTSLIVMSKVICVSVYGALAAILTMISMTLTMALLPLEKIGMSVVANPLTMLIIAIMILPLAYLAGIFQLFFAYRAKSFKEAQSYLSMLLTLPMLVAMAIALIPHKPQWLDYVPLAGQQLLIESLYKGEEVSLVAFISTGLVTLALAGLMTALLAKSLTSEKVILGLS; this comes from the coding sequence ATGATTGCGATATTTAATGGGCTGTTACTGAAAGAATTTCGTGAAGCGTTTCGCGATCGACGGGCAATTTTTGCTGGCTTGTTTATGATTGTGATGGGGCCCATTTTAATGGCGGGACTTATGCTGTTTCAAATTGAGCAAGTAACAGAAGTTGAGCCAATTTATGTCGAGTTTAATGGCAGCGAACATGCACCTGTTTTAGTCGATTATTTGGCGAACAAAAAGATATTAGCGCGTGCTGATATGCCAAAAGATCAGCGAGAAAAATGGCAAAACATGCCAATTAAATTAACGATCCCAACTGATTTTAGTGACAAATTAGCACAGGGGACAGGCATCTCCTTGATCTTAAACGCTGATTTTAGTCATAAAAACCTGATGCAGCCGTTAAGGCGGATCAGAAGCACGATTGCTGGCTACAGCGCCAACATTGGCAATAATCGCTTGCTGATGCGAGGCATTGACCCGCGCATTGTTAATCCAATAACGCTCAACAATCAAAACACTGCGACCCGCGAATCTAAAAGCGGTTATATTATGGGCATTTTAGTGACCTTTATCATGGTGTCATTATTTACTGCCTCAATGACAGCATCGATAGATACCAGCGCTGGTGAACGTGAACGCCATTCGTTGGAGTTAATTTTGTGCCAGCCGGTACCGACCAGTTTAATCGTGATGTCCAAGGTCATTTGTGTCAGTGTTTATGGCGCGTTAGCGGCTATTTTAACCATGATCAGTATGACACTGACCATGGCGCTATTGCCGTTAGAAAAAATAGGGATGTCGGTGGTGGCTAACCCACTAACCATGTTAATTATTGCGATTATGATCCTGCCATTGGCGTATTTAGCGGGGATATTTCAGTTGTTTTTTGCTTATCGTGCTAAAAGTTTTAAAGAAGCGCAATCGTATTTGTCGATGTTACTGACCTTGCCAATGCTGGTCGCGATGGCTATCGCACTAATTCCGCATAAACCTCAGTGGCTAGACTATGTGCCATTGGCTGGACAACAGTTGTTGATTGAGTCGTTATATAAAGGTGAGGAAGTTAGCTTAGTGGCGTTTATCAGTACAGGCTTGGTTACGCTTGCACTAGCCGGATTAATGACTGCATTGCTGGCTAAGTCGCTGACCTCAGAAAAAGTAATTTTAGGATTAAGTTAA